A window of Clostridium sp. 'White wine YQ' contains these coding sequences:
- a CDS encoding DUF2752 domain-containing protein gives MKNLKIIELIKIGFSITIVYAILTIVGIGCPIKFLTGISCAGCGMTRAWIRVIHLDLNGAFYYHPLFFLPPIYVLLFLFRDRISHKMFVTLVVIGVVLFITIYIFRLINPDHIVIDINIKNGFIYKIINFIVRNKN, from the coding sequence ATGAAGAATTTAAAGATAATTGAATTAATTAAAATTGGATTTTCTATAACCATAGTGTATGCTATTTTAACAATAGTAGGGATTGGTTGTCCTATCAAATTTCTAACAGGTATTTCATGTGCAGGATGTGGAATGACTAGAGCCTGGATTAGAGTAATTCATTTAGACTTAAATGGTGCATTTTACTATCATCCACTATTTTTTTTGCCGCCAATTTATGTTTTATTATTTTTATTTAGAGATAGGATATCTCATAAGATGTTCGTAACTCTAGTAGTAATTGGAGTAGTTTTATTTATAACAATATATATATTTAGACTTATTAATCCAGACCATATTGTTATTGATATAAATATTAAGAATGGTTTTATTTATAAGATTATTAATTTTATAGTAAGAAATAAGAATTAA
- a CDS encoding carboxypeptidase-like regulatory domain-containing protein, translating to MSRDNKPSNEEVEVEVLSEKEASLSNQESHQKNVQDLDQEQSVVANPLQLNSQNVNLVLSDEKKDYSGKITGMTYLDKYNSIVPDVTILLYFGNDSEYPVYKTKSDKSGKYFIDNIPPGYYTIEAYIGKEFVYSSHYIKVLPCEKVEHLIFLKYINKRKNY from the coding sequence ATGAGCAGAGATAATAAACCAAGTAATGAAGAAGTGGAAGTTGAAGTTCTAAGTGAGAAAGAAGCAAGTTTAAGTAATCAAGAAAGTCATCAAAAGAATGTACAAGATCTAGATCAAGAACAAAGCGTAGTTGCAAATCCATTACAACTTAATTCTCAGAATGTAAATCTTGTCCTCAGTGATGAAAAGAAAGATTATTCAGGAAAGATTACTGGAATGACCTATTTAGATAAGTATAATAGTATAGTCCCAGATGTAACTATTTTATTATACTTTGGAAATGATAGTGAATATCCAGTATATAAAACTAAATCTGATAAAAGTGGAAAGTATTTTATTGATAATATTCCACCAGGATACTACACCATAGAAGCATATATCGGAAAGGAATTTGTATATTCTTCTCACTATATTAAAGTTTTACCATGCGAAAAAGTTGAGCATTTAATTTTCTTGAAATATATTAACAAAAGAAAAAATTATTAG
- a CDS encoding helix-turn-helix transcriptional regulator yields the protein MQISRLFQIIYILLEKKSVTAKELAENFEVSVRTIYRDIDALSEAGIPVYSTQGKGGGISLIENYVLNKSLLSHVEQDKILIALQSLTATGYPELKDTLSKLSSFFNKSNTNWIEVDFSNWGKYDKQKDIFNILRNSILENRVINFSYFNSIGEKSNRNVEPFKLLFKEKAWYLIGYCIEKSSVRTFKITRMADVYITEKSCTHADLQEFSHEPAKDFSTKNIKITLKISSEGAYRVYDEFQEKEIKKNEDGSYTVISSMPEGEWLYNYLLSFGTMLEVIAPENIRDEMAKRLNKLIAKYIF from the coding sequence ATGCAAATTAGTAGGTTATTTCAAATAATATATATTCTATTAGAAAAAAAATCTGTAACTGCCAAGGAATTGGCTGAGAATTTTGAAGTGTCCGTAAGAACAATTTATAGAGACATAGATGCCCTATCTGAGGCTGGAATACCTGTTTATTCAACTCAAGGTAAAGGTGGAGGAATTTCACTTATTGAAAACTATGTATTAAATAAATCTCTGCTATCCCATGTAGAGCAAGATAAAATTCTTATTGCCCTTCAAAGTTTAACAGCTACTGGATATCCTGAACTCAAGGATACTCTCTCAAAGTTAAGTAGTTTCTTTAATAAAAGTAATACCAATTGGATTGAAGTAGATTTCTCTAATTGGGGAAAATATGATAAACAGAAAGACATTTTTAATATCCTTAGAAATTCAATATTAGAAAATCGTGTAATTAATTTTTCTTATTTTAACTCCATAGGAGAAAAAAGCAATCGCAATGTTGAACCTTTTAAACTACTCTTTAAAGAAAAAGCCTGGTACCTTATAGGATATTGTATTGAAAAAAGTTCAGTTAGAACTTTTAAAATAACACGTATGGCAGATGTCTATATTACAGAAAAATCTTGCACACATGCTGATCTACAAGAATTTTCACATGAACCTGCAAAGGATTTTTCTACAAAGAATATTAAAATCACTTTGAAAATTTCCTCTGAAGGAGCTTACCGCGTATACGATGAATTTCAAGAAAAAGAGATCAAAAAAAATGAAGATGGTTCTTATACTGTAATTAGTTCAATGCCTGAAGGTGAATGGCTTTATAACTACCTTTTATCTTTTGGTACTATGTTAGAAGTAATCGCCCCTGAAAATATACGAGATGAAATGGCGAAACGACTAAATAAATTAATAGCTAAATATATTTTCTAA
- a CDS encoding acyltransferase family protein gives MIQYSVISKYRNKLMGIAILWVMLFHAKISYSSNVISFIKKVGYGGVDIFIFLSGFGVYLSLEKNRENVLNFYERRIKRILPYYLPFISIWIIYKKFFNGGISIREALGNIFMFGYWSNLQNQFNWYVQDIFLFYLISPILYLIISKSKNPYKSMFKMIVVFFISCICFFGKFNLIAISRLPIFVIGMYFAHNYTKEKQISLNKLVALLILNLIGLISLYYFITYKADYLWKYGLWWYPFVFITPMLIFILSFIFGMLEKLKMKLILKCFEVIGVCSFELYMIHIFFYEIFDNYNAVHNFGFILLIIVIFIASTLYHYFISLILKLIKKNYRKFG, from the coding sequence ATGATTCAATATTCAGTCATAAGTAAATATAGAAATAAGCTTATGGGTATAGCAATTCTATGGGTTATGCTTTTTCATGCGAAAATATCTTATTCTAGTAATGTAATTTCATTTATAAAAAAAGTTGGGTACGGTGGGGTAGATATATTTATATTCTTATCTGGATTTGGAGTATATTTGTCACTAGAAAAAAATAGGGAAAACGTACTTAATTTTTATGAAAGAAGAATAAAAAGAATATTGCCATATTATCTACCATTTATCTCCATATGGATAATTTATAAAAAATTCTTTAATGGTGGAATAAGTATTAGAGAAGCTTTAGGTAATATATTTATGTTCGGTTACTGGAGTAATTTACAAAATCAATTTAATTGGTATGTACAAGATATTTTTCTATTCTATTTAATATCTCCTATTCTATATTTAATAATTAGTAAAAGTAAAAATCCATATAAAAGTATGTTTAAAATGATTGTTGTATTTTTTATTAGTTGCATTTGTTTTTTTGGTAAATTTAATTTGATAGCTATATCCAGATTGCCGATATTTGTAATAGGTATGTATTTTGCACATAATTATACAAAGGAAAAACAAATAAGTTTAAATAAATTGGTAGCTTTGCTAATTCTAAATTTAATTGGTTTAATAAGTTTATATTACTTTATAACTTATAAAGCAGATTATCTATGGAAATATGGATTGTGGTGGTATCCTTTTGTTTTTATCACTCCAATGTTAATTTTTATATTATCTTTTATATTCGGTATGTTAGAAAAATTAAAGATGAAACTTATTCTTAAATGTTTTGAGGTAATCGGAGTATGCTCTTTTGAGTTATACATGATACATATTTTTTTCTATGAAATATTTGATAACTATAACGCAGTACACAATTTTGGATTTATATTATTAATTATTGTTATTTTTATAGCTAGCACATTATATCATTATTTTATTTCCTTGATATTAAAATTAATAAAAAAGAATTATAGAAAATTTGGTTAA
- a CDS encoding GreA/GreB family elongation factor translates to MNNLLTEENMKKLRDELEYRMTVKRAEIAKEKLVAAAHGDRSENAEYKEACRNYRENDNRIQYLMTMISTATLIDDNGTDKSVLGINSKARIKFVEDDEEEIITLVTTMDLDPENMLISIESDLGKALSGKKDGDIVEVNAPGGNYTVEVLEILS, encoded by the coding sequence ATGAATAATTTACTTACAGAAGAAAATATGAAGAAATTAAGAGATGAATTAGAATATAGAATGACAGTAAAAAGAGCTGAAATTGCTAAGGAAAAATTAGTAGCTGCTGCTCATGGTGATAGATCTGAAAATGCAGAGTATAAAGAAGCCTGCAGAAACTATAGAGAAAATGATAATAGAATCCAATATTTAATGACTATGATTTCAACTGCAACACTAATAGATGATAATGGTACTGATAAATCAGTTCTGGGGATTAATAGTAAAGCTCGAATAAAATTTGTTGAAGATGATGAAGAAGAAATCATAACATTAGTAACTACAATGGATTTAGATCCTGAGAACATGCTAATAAGTATTGAATCTGACTTAGGAAAAGCTTTATCTGGAAAAAAAGATGGGGATATTGTTGAAGTTAATGCACCTGGGGGAAACTATACAGTTGAAGTTTTAGAAATTCTTTCATAA
- a CDS encoding ATP-binding protein — protein sequence MLQHMSEEEASYISESKNKCKELGMDPNEPRMPKSVMTEVELARKKEDYKEILEVVTFFSDKIIKSLEKSTPILVAVSDENGYLLETLGDEAIKGTMAELGIKPGIQFTQEDMGTNVVSLTLEQNHPIQLIGSNHYHTFLHGTACYGVPFHYSDDDNLLGSICIMTAVILHNPFFLTTLTTVVDAVERELLLRKQNRKINKQQELLYMAEKKQRELLEKNLIMKDEFITTITHEFKTPINVIYSAIQLIEHVYIKLIPKQVRNLITSIKRNTFRQLRLVNNLLDITKLHSEQYKLNLRNVDIVFLTKSIIESVKEYAGQKKINLCFETNVDSSKTAIDDEKYERIVLNLLSNAIKFTNEGGSITVNVNENAKEKTLDISVSDTGIGIPKEKHEMIFERFGQVDSNLSRQAEGSGIGLAIVKLLTEILEGKIKVDSEVDIGSTFTVTLPIKEEITEKEIEIFLDADSRLINAINVEFSDIYF from the coding sequence ATGTTACAACATATGAGTGAAGAAGAGGCTAGTTATATAAGTGAATCAAAAAATAAGTGTAAAGAATTAGGAATGGATCCTAATGAACCTAGGATGCCTAAAAGTGTTATGACAGAAGTAGAGCTAGCTAGAAAGAAAGAAGATTATAAAGAAATACTAGAAGTTGTAACATTTTTTAGTGATAAGATAATTAAATCTTTGGAAAAAAGTACTCCTATATTAGTGGCTGTTTCTGATGAAAATGGTTATTTATTAGAAACATTAGGCGATGAAGCTATAAAAGGAACTATGGCCGAGCTAGGAATTAAGCCAGGTATACAATTCACCCAAGAGGATATGGGCACGAATGTTGTTAGTTTAACTCTTGAACAAAATCATCCTATACAACTAATAGGAAGTAATCACTATCACACATTTTTACATGGTACAGCTTGTTATGGGGTACCATTTCATTATTCGGATGATGATAATTTGTTAGGCAGCATATGTATAATGACTGCAGTGATACTTCACAACCCATTTTTCTTAACTACATTAACTACTGTTGTTGATGCAGTAGAGCGCGAACTATTACTTAGAAAACAAAATCGTAAAATTAATAAACAACAGGAATTATTATATATGGCAGAAAAAAAGCAAAGAGAACTTCTTGAAAAAAACCTTATTATGAAGGATGAATTTATAACCACTATTACTCATGAATTTAAGACACCAATAAATGTAATTTATTCAGCTATACAATTAATTGAGCATGTTTATATTAAGTTAATTCCTAAACAGGTAAGGAATCTTATTACCAGTATAAAAAGAAATACATTTAGGCAGTTAAGACTTGTAAACAACTTATTAGATATTACTAAATTACATTCAGAACAATATAAATTAAACTTGAGAAATGTTGATATTGTATTCTTGACTAAATCAATTATTGAATCAGTAAAGGAATATGCAGGTCAGAAAAAGATTAACTTATGTTTTGAAACTAATGTAGATAGCAGTAAGACTGCAATTGATGATGAGAAATATGAACGTATAGTTTTAAATCTCCTATCAAATGCAATTAAATTTACTAATGAAGGTGGAAGTATAACTGTTAATGTTAATGAGAATGCAAAGGAGAAGACCTTAGATATTTCAGTTAGTGATACAGGTATAGGGATTCCAAAAGAAAAGCATGAGATGATTTTTGAAAGATTCGGACAAGTCGATAGTAATCTTTCAAGGCAGGCAGAGGGCAGTGGTATAGGATTAGCCATTGTAAAGCTACTGACTGAAATATTAGAAGGAAAAATAAAGGTAGATAGTGAAGTTGATATAGGAAGCACATTTACAGTAACCCTACCTATTAAAGAAGAGATAACTGAAAAGGAAATAGAAATTTTCCTAGATGCTGATAGTAGATTGATAAATGCTATTAACGTTGAGTTTTCTGATATATATTTTTAA
- a CDS encoding immune inhibitor A domain-containing protein: protein MLKSKIIGLVTAAVVTLSTTGTLNIKQFTSSTIPQDSEAITTIEKDGDLAIANDDKLLAMLKKNGTIPNNATTEEANKILKDYLSKKEATSNNNPSQLDSKSLQGLKTYGKDAIKNGKLQKTSDKKKKKNDPQTSWDGSVTKDKALVLLIEFPDLPHNTLTSNDTDMYYKDYSKAHYQDMIFGSNGYTGPNGENFVSLKQYYDQQSGKSYDIEGDVYGWYKASQPAAYYGADSATSNNVKIRDLIKEALVDASKDANLDDYDLKDPYDLDGDGDLNEPDGIIDHLMVIHSGMGQEAGGGTLGDNAIWSHSSKVYDIVNGSAVPFNIPGTDMSAYPYTTMPEDGAAGVFCHEFGHDLGLPDEYDINYSGKGEPIGYWSIMSSGSWAGKVPGTEPVGFSPYAKQYFQKTYGGNWAHGNSVDLSELTTKGKEYTLDASSIKAENNDFVKVTLPKKATTITTPYSGSYLYFSGKGNDLNNSMTTSIDLTNATSADFNFKTWYDIEQDWDYGSILVQEDGTNTWTSIPGNITTTTNPNEQNPGNGITGKSNGWIDANFSLNQYAGKKINLKINYWTDVAAEMAGFYIDDITLNVNGKVSFFDNADGASSNFTFDGFSKNDGKKLTDQYYLLELRNHSGVDKGLQDIKRGLSLMNYEPGLLVWYSDELYSDNIVADHPGHGFLGVVDADQKILKWSDGSIADTRYQVHDATFSTNKDPKMFIDYSTPGDPLTLRDDSDSKNPDFLDKNTYITKENPDSGLILPQFGIKVNVIDQTDDSRKANIVVKLR from the coding sequence TTGCTAAAATCAAAAATCATTGGATTGGTGACAGCTGCAGTAGTAACTTTAAGTACAACGGGTACTTTAAACATTAAACAATTTACATCAAGTACTATACCTCAAGATTCTGAAGCTATAACAACCATTGAAAAAGATGGTGACCTAGCTATAGCTAATGATGATAAATTATTAGCTATGCTAAAGAAAAACGGAACAATTCCAAATAATGCAACCACTGAAGAGGCGAATAAAATTCTTAAGGATTATTTATCAAAAAAAGAAGCTACATCTAATAATAATCCTTCACAATTAGATTCTAAATCACTTCAGGGCTTAAAAACCTATGGAAAAGATGCTATTAAAAATGGAAAATTACAGAAGACCTCTGATAAAAAGAAAAAGAAAAATGATCCTCAAACATCCTGGGATGGAAGTGTTACTAAAGATAAAGCACTTGTTCTATTAATAGAATTTCCTGATTTACCTCATAATACGCTAACTTCTAATGATACCGATATGTATTATAAAGATTATAGTAAGGCCCATTATCAAGATATGATATTTGGAAGCAATGGTTATACAGGACCTAACGGCGAAAATTTTGTTTCTCTAAAGCAATATTATGATCAACAATCAGGTAAGAGTTATGATATCGAAGGAGACGTTTATGGTTGGTACAAAGCCAGTCAACCAGCTGCTTATTACGGTGCAGATAGTGCTACTAGTAATAATGTAAAAATTCGTGATCTTATAAAAGAGGCCTTAGTTGATGCTTCTAAAGATGCAAATCTTGATGATTATGACTTAAAAGACCCTTATGACTTAGATGGAGATGGAGATCTTAATGAGCCGGATGGTATAATTGATCATCTAATGGTAATTCACTCTGGTATGGGACAAGAAGCTGGTGGTGGAACACTAGGTGATAATGCAATATGGTCTCACAGTTCAAAAGTATATGATATAGTTAACGGTTCTGCTGTTCCGTTTAACATTCCTGGAACAGATATGTCAGCATATCCTTATACTACAATGCCTGAAGATGGAGCTGCAGGTGTATTTTGTCATGAATTTGGCCATGACTTAGGGCTACCTGATGAATATGATATAAATTATTCTGGTAAAGGTGAACCTATTGGTTATTGGTCTATTATGTCTAGTGGAAGCTGGGCAGGAAAAGTACCTGGAACTGAACCAGTAGGCTTTAGCCCATATGCAAAACAATATTTTCAAAAAACCTATGGTGGAAATTGGGCTCATGGAAATTCAGTTGATTTATCAGAGCTTACCACTAAAGGTAAGGAATATACTCTAGATGCTTCTAGTATAAAGGCTGAAAATAATGACTTTGTTAAAGTTACACTTCCAAAGAAGGCTACAACAATCACAACTCCATACAGTGGAAGCTACCTATACTTTAGCGGAAAAGGGAATGATTTAAACAATTCTATGACAACTAGTATAGACCTAACAAATGCAACATCTGCTGATTTTAACTTTAAGACTTGGTATGATATTGAACAGGATTGGGATTATGGCTCTATCTTAGTACAAGAGGATGGCACTAATACTTGGACAAGCATTCCTGGAAATATCACTACAACTACTAATCCAAATGAACAAAATCCTGGAAACGGCATTACTGGTAAGTCTAATGGGTGGATTGATGCAAACTTTAGTCTTAATCAATATGCTGGTAAAAAGATAAATCTAAAAATAAATTATTGGACTGATGTTGCTGCAGAAATGGCAGGTTTCTATATAGATGATATAACTCTAAATGTTAATGGCAAGGTATCCTTCTTTGATAATGCTGATGGAGCTTCTTCAAACTTTACATTTGATGGTTTCAGTAAAAATGATGGTAAAAAACTAACAGACCAATACTATCTACTTGAATTAAGAAATCACTCCGGTGTTGATAAAGGTCTTCAAGATATCAAACGTGGATTAAGCCTTATGAACTATGAACCTGGACTATTGGTATGGTATTCTGATGAATTATATAGCGATAATATAGTTGCAGACCATCCTGGTCATGGATTCCTAGGCGTTGTAGATGCTGACCAAAAAATATTAAAATGGAGTGATGGTTCTATTGCAGATACAAGATATCAAGTGCATGATGCGACCTTCTCAACAAACAAGGATCCAAAAATGTTTATAGATTATAGTACTCCTGGAGACCCTCTTACTCTAAGAGATGATTCAGATTCTAAAAATCCAGATTTCTTAGATAAAAACACTTATATTACTAAAGAAAACCCTGATTCAGGTCTTATATTACCTCAGTTTGGAATTAAAGTGAATGTAATTGATCAAACTGATGACAGTCGTAAAGCAAATATAGTTGTTAAATTAAGATAA
- a CDS encoding L,D-transpeptidase family protein produces the protein MEKEKNKRTKTIKGIIISIGILVIIYLGMTIYFTNHLYFGSEVNSISVSGKTVVEAEKQLPSELEAYKLVIEERDGKKEEISGSDIKLKYESNGAIQKLKERQNPFGWISAFFNSSNSKINEGISYDKELLKKQLEGLECLTSKSIVEPKEPSFKYENNKYTIIDEVKGNKLNKSILEEKLAEAINNMDKTISLESANCYEKPQYTAASQKVIDTQNLLNKYVSSKVTYNLGSKKQIVDGTIINKWLQVNENFEVVFDEANIKKYLDTLFDGLNTVGKERDFHTTMGTTIKISGGDYGWLVDKSKEVENLIASVKEGQTVDREPKYSQTAVSHDGNDIGNTYVEINMTRQHLWFYKDGKLIVEGDVVTGNVSQNHSTRVGVYRIKYKQTNTMLKGEDYNVPVSFWMPFDGGIGIHDARWRSAFGGNIYRTNGSHGCVNAPYYVANGVFNSIQVGNPVVCYYE, from the coding sequence TTGGAGAAGGAAAAAAATAAACGTACAAAAACAATAAAGGGTATCATAATTTCTATAGGTATTTTGGTTATTATATACTTAGGAATGACTATTTATTTTACAAATCATTTGTATTTTGGATCAGAGGTTAATAGTATTAGTGTTTCTGGCAAAACAGTAGTAGAAGCTGAAAAGCAGTTACCTTCTGAACTTGAAGCATATAAGTTAGTGATAGAGGAGAGAGATGGTAAGAAAGAAGAGATTAGTGGATCAGATATTAAGTTAAAGTATGAGTCTAATGGTGCAATTCAAAAACTAAAAGAAAGACAGAATCCTTTTGGATGGATTTCAGCATTTTTTAATTCTAGTAATAGTAAAATAAATGAAGGTATATCTTATGATAAGGAATTATTAAAAAAGCAGTTGGAAGGATTAGAATGTTTAACAAGTAAAAGCATAGTTGAGCCTAAAGAGCCAAGTTTCAAATATGAGAATAATAAATATACAATTATAGATGAAGTTAAAGGTAATAAGTTAAATAAGAGTATTCTAGAAGAAAAGTTAGCAGAGGCTATAAACAATATGGATAAGACAATTAGTTTAGAATCAGCAAATTGCTACGAAAAACCTCAATATACTGCAGCTTCACAAAAGGTAATAGATACTCAAAACTTGCTTAATAAATATGTATCATCCAAAGTTACTTATAACTTAGGATCAAAGAAACAAATTGTAGATGGAACAATTATAAATAAATGGCTTCAAGTTAATGAAAACTTTGAAGTTGTGTTTGATGAAGCAAATATAAAAAAATATCTAGATACACTTTTTGATGGTTTGAATACAGTTGGAAAAGAAAGAGATTTTCATACAACAATGGGAACTACTATAAAAATCAGTGGTGGCGATTATGGTTGGTTAGTGGATAAATCAAAAGAAGTTGAGAATTTGATAGCATCTGTTAAGGAAGGACAAACAGTAGATAGGGAGCCAAAATATTCACAAACAGCGGTATCGCATGACGGAAATGATATAGGGAATACCTATGTAGAAATAAATATGACAAGGCAACATTTATGGTTTTATAAAGATGGAAAATTAATTGTTGAAGGAGATGTTGTTACAGGTAATGTAAGTCAAAATCATTCAACTCGAGTGGGCGTCTATAGGATAAAATATAAGCAGACAAACACTATGCTAAAAGGGGAAGATTATAATGTACCTGTTAGCTTTTGGATGCCCTTTGACGGAGGAATTGGAATTCATGATGCAAGATGGAGAAGTGCGTTTGGTGGGAATATTTATAGGACAAATGGATCCCATGGTTGCGTTAATGCTCCATACTATGTTGCAAATGGAGTATTTAATAGTATTCAAGTAGGAAACCCTGTGGTTTGTTATTATGAATAA
- the deoD gene encoding purine-nucleoside phosphorylase yields MSVHINAKEGQIAETILLPGDPLRAKFIAENFLEDVICYNEVRGMYGYTGTYKGKKVSVQGTGMGIPSISIYANELIQSYGVKNLIRVGTCGSYKEEVKVRDLVIAMAASTDSNINRIRFNGIDFAPTASFKLLKKSYDIAVEKGFDPKVGNVFSTDTFYNDNPEAWKKWASFGCLAVEMEAAALYTIAAKYNVDALALLTVSDSLVTSEETSAEERQNTFTRMIEVALETAITL; encoded by the coding sequence ATGAGTGTACACATTAATGCAAAAGAAGGTCAAATAGCAGAAACTATATTATTGCCAGGAGATCCTTTAAGAGCTAAATTTATAGCAGAAAACTTTTTAGAAGATGTAATATGCTATAACGAAGTAAGAGGAATGTATGGTTATACAGGAACATATAAAGGAAAGAAAGTTTCTGTTCAAGGAACAGGTATGGGTATACCATCAATATCTATATATGCTAACGAATTAATACAAAGTTATGGTGTTAAAAATCTAATAAGAGTTGGGACTTGTGGTTCTTATAAAGAAGAAGTTAAGGTAAGAGATTTAGTAATTGCTATGGCTGCATCTACTGATTCTAATATTAATAGAATTAGATTTAACGGTATAGATTTTGCTCCAACTGCTAGTTTTAAATTGTTGAAAAAATCTTATGACATAGCTGTAGAAAAAGGATTTGATCCAAAGGTAGGAAACGTGTTTAGTACTGATACTTTTTATAATGATAATCCTGAAGCATGGAAGAAGTGGGCTAGTTTTGGATGCTTAGCAGTAGAAATGGAAGCAGCAGCACTTTATACTATCGCTGCAAAGTATAATGTAGATGCATTAGCATTATTAACTGTAAGTGATTCTTTAGTAACTAGTGAGGAAACTTCAGCTGAAGAAAGACAAAATACATTCACTAGAATGATAGAAGTTGCTTTAGAAACTGCAATTACACTTTAG
- a CDS encoding DegT/DnrJ/EryC1/StrS family aminotransferase, which translates to MKKSIYLTKASMPPFEEYIKMIKPLWNSHRLTNMGQYHNELENKLKAYLNVPEISLITNGHMALELVIQAMGLKGEVITTPFTFISTTHAIVRNELKPVFCDINSLDYTIDITKIESLITEKTSAIIPVHVYGNVCNVEEIDKIAKKHNLKVIYDAAHAFGVKFKGKSVVSYGDASILSFHATKVFNTIEGGAVIHNSASLKQKLYSLKNFGIQGEEDINCIGANAKMDEFRAVMGLCNLKYIEQEIEKRRKVVLRYIENLKDVEGISLVANQKNVDSNYAYFPVVLNEDKGFNRDEIYEALKKENIHVRKYFYPLTNEFDCYRGMYDSNKTPIAKYISRRILTLPLYSDLEIEVVDSICNIIKSYK; encoded by the coding sequence ATGAAAAAGTCTATATATTTAACAAAAGCATCTATGCCTCCTTTTGAGGAATATATAAAAATGATAAAACCACTATGGAATAGTCATAGATTAACGAATATGGGACAGTATCACAATGAATTAGAAAATAAATTAAAGGCGTATTTAAATGTACCAGAAATTTCTCTTATAACAAATGGACACATGGCTTTAGAATTGGTAATTCAGGCAATGGGATTAAAAGGTGAAGTGATTACTACTCCATTTACTTTTATATCTACCACACATGCAATAGTAAGAAATGAATTGAAGCCTGTATTTTGTGATATTAATTCACTTGATTATACTATTGATATAACAAAGATAGAGTCCTTGATTACAGAAAAGACTAGTGCAATTATCCCAGTTCACGTATATGGGAATGTATGTAATGTTGAAGAAATCGACAAGATTGCTAAGAAACACAATTTAAAAGTAATTTATGATGCAGCTCATGCTTTTGGGGTAAAGTTTAAGGGGAAAAGTGTAGTATCATATGGTGATGCTTCAATATTAAGTTTTCATGCTACAAAAGTATTTAATACAATAGAAGGAGGCGCTGTTATACATAATAGTGCTTCTCTTAAACAAAAGTTATATAGTTTGAAAAATTTTGGTATACAAGGTGAAGAAGATATTAATTGCATTGGTGCAAATGCAAAAATGGACGAATTTAGAGCAGTAATGGGATTGTGTAACTTGAAATATATTGAGCAGGAAATAGAAAAAAGGAGAAAGGTAGTCCTACGTTATATAGAAAACTTGAAGGATGTAGAAGGGATTAGTTTAGTAGCAAATCAAAAAAATGTTGATTCAAATTATGCATATTTTCCAGTTGTATTAAATGAGGATAAAGGATTTAATCGAGATGAAATTTATGAAGCGTTAAAGAAAGAAAACATTCATGTTCGAAAATATTTTTATCCATTAACAAATGAATTTGATTGCTATAGAGGAATGTATGATTCTAATAAAACTCCTATAGCAAAGTATATTTCAAGAAGAATTCTTACACTTCCTTTATATTCTGATTTAGAAATAGAAGTTGTAGATAGCATTTGTAATATTATAAAAAGTTATAAATAG